A DNA window from Solanum lycopersicum chromosome 3, SLM_r2.1 contains the following coding sequences:
- the LOC101255466 gene encoding uncharacterized protein, which produces MVKLASAREMRLYGPRLTGNRFEYINAGLYLFATILLAGGFVAQISKEQLSGLVLLQIALAVIVVVNVHDLLAHLAGIDYRFLLLGFDPQLALVEFAVPVVHSVGTILNFIAILFLFTQAEKGYGSHKMEKQAVSLLIAGPALWLLGSIHNSCQIYERADGHVQILQESVNIPFLLGSLLFLVGSLLNWREQSRYAHHGLKLLSEDWMLFGLFGSLLLFIGGLMNVVKVFKMQQMSGLRLEKLRGGAQDRLIQEREGQMPLLIEEQRRRRQSSGEEGQMPLLVEEQSRRKKAPVKETTSTTIAPTPYKDVLVGQA; this is translated from the exons ATGGTGAAATTAGCATCGGCGCGGGAGATGCGATTGTACGGGCCGAGGCTGACCGGAAACCGATTCGAGTACATCAACGCCGGTCTATACTTGTTCGCTACCATATTGCTCGCTGGTGGGTTCGTAGCTCAGATCTCGAAAGAGCAATTGTCCGGTTTGGTTCTGTTGCAGATAGCGTTGGCGGTGATCGTTGTAGTGAATGTGCATGATCTTCTAGCTCACCTCGCTGGAATCGATTATAGATTTCTATTGCTCGGATTTGACCCGCAGCTTGCCCTCGTCGAATTCGCTGTGCCCGTAGTTCACTCCGTAGGAACAATTCTCAACTTCATAGCCATTCTGTTTCTCTTCACTCAG GCAGAAAAGGGGTATGGCAGTCACAAAATGGAGAAGCAAGCTGTGAGTCTGCTTATTGCTGGCCCTGCTCTATGGCTGCTTGGTTCAATCCATAACTCGTGTCAGATTTACGAAAGAGCGGATGGGCATGTCCAAATCTTGCAAGAAAGTGTCAACATTCCCTTCTTATTGGGCAGTTTACTATTTCTGGTAGGATCACTCCTCAATTGGAGAGAGCAGTCAAGATATGCCCACCATGGCTTGAAATTGTTA AGTGAAGACTGGATGTTGTTTGGGTTATTTGGGAGTTTATTGCTGTTCATTGGAGgattaatgaatgtggtgaaagTGTTCAAGATGCAACAAATGAGTGGATTGAGGCTAGAAAAGCTACGAGGTGGAGCACAGGACCGATTAATACAAGAAAGAGAGGGGCAAATGCCACTGCTAATAGAAGAGCAAAGACGAAGGAGACAGTCCTCGGGGGAGGAGGGACAGATGCCACTGCTAGTAGAAGAGCAAAGTCGAAGGAAAAAGGCGCCAGTGAAAGAAACAACATCCACTACCATCGCGCCAACTCCTTACAAGGATGTTCTTGTTGGTCAAGCTTGA
- the LOC101251752 gene encoding polypyrimidine tract-binding protein homolog 2 isoform X2 yields MRVFSAFGFVHKITTFEKTAGFQALVQFSDAETATSAKDALDGRSIPSYLIPELGPCTLKITYSAHTDLSVKFQSHRSRDYTNSLLPVASSAIDSSGQFSLGLDGKKLEPESNVLLASIENMQYAVTLDVLYTVFSAFGPVLKIAMFDKNGGLQALIQYPDMRTAAVAKEALEGHSIYQGGYCMLHISYSRHTDLSIKINNDRGRDYTIPNTPMMNSQPSIMGQQPPQMGGPGVHPYGAPAQCTPVPGVAPPQHSAGWNSAPATATPSMPMQMHNHPYMPTASMPSQMGPGMMPMHGQNVMPHSTPMPPYHPQYH; encoded by the exons ATGCGT GTATTTTCAGCTTTTGGATTCGTGCATAAGATAACGACATTCGAGAAGACTGCAGGATTCCAG GCTCTGGTGCAATTTTCTGATGCAGAAACCGCTACCTCAGCAAAGGATGCCCTGGATGGAAGAAGCATTCCCAG CTACTTGATTCCGGAACTGGGACCATGTACCCTTAAAATCACATATTCTGCCCATACTGATCTGAGTGTGAAGTTTCAGAGTCATCGTAGCAG GGACTACACCAATTCTCTTCTTCCTGTTGCTTCCTCAGCCATAGATTCAAGTGGTCAG TTCAGTTTGGGTCTGGATGGGAAGAAACTGGAACCTGAGAGTAATGTTCTTCTTGCTTCCATTGAGAACATGCAGTATGCAGTAACCTTGGATGTCCTATACACG GTTTTCTCAGCTTTTGGTCCTGTCCTAAAGATTGCAATGTTTGATAAGAATGGAGGGCTTCAGGCTCTGATACAATATCCAG ATATGCGCACAGCTGCTGTTGCGAAGGAAGCTTTGGAAGGACATTCCATATATCAAGGTGGATATTGCATGCTTCATATCTCTTACTCTCGACACACAGATCTTAGTATAAAG ATTAATAATGATCGCGGCAGGGATTACACAATCCCAAATACTCCGATGATGAATTCTCAACCTTCAATCATGGGGCAACAGCCGCCTCAGATGGGAGGTCCAGGCGTTCATCCCTATGGTGCCCCTGCCCAGTGCACGCCAGTTCCAGGTGTTGCTCCGCCTCAGCATTCTGCAGGGTGGAACTCGGCCCCCGCCACTGCAACTCCATCAATGCCGATGCAGATGCATAACCACCCTTACATGCCAACTGCTAGTATGCCCTCTCAAATGGGTCCTGGGATGATGCCAATGCATGGACAGAACGTCATGCCACATTCTACTCCAATGCCTCCTTATCATCCACAATATCACTAG
- the LOC101252055 gene encoding ATP-dependent zinc metalloprotease FTSH 11, chloroplastic/mitochondrial, whose product MTTLQASLLFKPLPPLLHFSSSKHVRSLSFANALSCRRLSTTASAPFKTRFCRHNLLLHCTLNPEQVDSSSEFALSNNDDNSIPEMEPIEFNEPSVVQIGSVQNSSIDSNAGVVSSSFSDNEAASEVLVENDELKKKLPILVFLMGVFAKVKKGFENILLSDWFSWWPFWHQEKRLERLIADADANPNDAAMQSALLAELNKHSPESVIRRFEQRAHAVDSRGVAEYMRALVATNAIAEYLPDEQSGKPSSLPSLLQELKQRASGNMDEPFLNPGISEKQPLHVVMVDPKVSNRSSRFAQEFLSTIIFTIAIGLVWIMGATALQKYIGGLGGIGASGVGSSSSYAPKELNKEIMPEKNVKTFKDVKGCDDAKQELEEVVEYLKNPSKFTRLGGKLPKGILLTGAPGTGKTLLAKAIAGEAGVPFFYKAGSEFEEMFVGVGARRVRSLFQAAKKKAPCIIFIDEIDAVGSTRKQWEGHTKKTLHQLLVEMDGFEQNEGIILMAATNLPDILDPALTRPGRFDRHIVVPNPDVRGRQEILELYLQDKPVSDDVNVNAIARGTPGFNGADLANLVNIAAIKAAVEGAEKLNASQLEFAKDRIIMGTERKTMFLSEDSKKLTAYHESGHAIVALNTEGAHPIHKATIMPRGSALGMVTQLPSNDETSISKKQLLARLDVCMGGRVAEELVFGPDNVTTGASSDLHTATELAQYMVSSCGMSDAIGPVHIKERPSAEMQSRMDAEVVKLLREAYDRVKALLKKHEKALHTLATALLERETLSSEDIRRILLPFSEDRLSEQQQQQQQPQDEETLALV is encoded by the exons ATGACCACTCTTCAAGCTTCTCTTCTCTTCAAGCCTTTACCTCCTCTtctccatttttcttcttcGAAACATGTTCGGTCCCTTTCTTTCGCCAACGCTTTATCCTGTCGTCGTTTATCTACAACTGCATCTGCTCCATTCAAGACTCGGTTTTGCCGCCACAATTTACTGCTTCATTGTACATTGAATCCTGAACAAGTCGATTCCTCATCGGAATTTGCCTTATCTAACAATGATGACAATTCTATTCCCGAGATGGAACCCATAGAATTCAATGAACCATCTGTGGTTCAGATTGGTTCCGTACAAAATTCTTCCATCGACTCCAATGCTGGAGTTGTCAGTAGTAGTTTTTCTGATAATGAAGCGGCATCTGAGGTTTTGGTGGAGAATGATGAACTCAAGAAAAAACTGCCTATACTGGTTTTTTTGATGGGGGTATTTGCAAAGGTGAAGAAAGGGTTTGAGAATATTTTGTTGTCTGATTGGTTTAGCTGGTGGCCGTTTTGGCACCAAGAGAAACGTCTGGAGAGATTGATAGCGGATGCCGATGCAAATCCAAACGATGCTGCTATGCAGAGTGCTTTGCTTGCTGAACTCAACAAACACAG CCCTGAGTCTGTCATTCGGCGCTTTGAGCAGAGAGCTCATGCTGTAGACAGTAGAGGAGTTGCAGAATATATGCGAGCTCTTGTGGCTACAAATGCTATTGCTGAATATCTACCAGATGAGCAATCTGGAAAGCCTTCCAGTCTTCCTTCACTG TTGCAAGAGTTGAAGCAACGGGCATCAGGGAACATGGACGAACCCTTTTTAAATCCTGGCATTTCCGAGAAGCAGCCATTACATGTTGTGATG GTTGATCCTAAAGTTTCAAATAGATCATCACGTTTCGCGCAAGAGTTTCTCTCAACTATTATATTCACTATTGCCATTGGCTTGGTCTG GATAATGGGTGCTACTGCACTTCAGAAATATATTGGTGGCTTAGGTGGGATAGGAGCTTCAGGTGTTGGTTCAAGCTCATCCTATGCGCCGAAAGAattgaataaagaaataatgCCTGAGAAG AATGTCAAAACGTTTAAGGATGTCAAAGGTTGTGATGATGCTAAGCAAGAGCTTGAGGAGGTCGTTGAGTACCTAAAAAATCCTTCCAAGTTCACTCGGCTTGGAGGAAAGTTGCCGAAG GGAATTCTCTTGACTGGAGCACCTGGAACAGGAAAAACTCTCCTTGCCAAG GCTATCGCTGGGGAAGCAGGGGTGCCTTTCTTTTATAAGGCAGGCTCCGAATTTGAAGAAAT GTTTGTAGGAGTTGGTGCTCGGCGTGTGAGATCTTTGTTTCAAGCTGCTAAGAAGAAG GCTCCATgcatcatatttattgatgaaattgatgCTGTTGGATCAACTCGAAAGCAGTGGGAAGGGCATACTAAAAAAACACTGCATCAGTTGCTTGTTGAGATGGATGGTTTTGAGCAAAATGAG GGCATAATATTGATGGCTGCGACAAACTTGCCTGATATTCTTGATCCTGCCTTGACAAGACCCGGTAGATTTGATAGGCAT ATTGTGGTTCCCAATCCAGATGTGCGGGGTCGTCAAGAGATCTTAGAGCTTTATTTGCAAGACAAACCAGTTAGTGACGATGTCAATGTGAATGCCATTGCTCGTGGAACACCAGGATTCAATGGAGCAG ATTTGGCGAATCTGGTGAATATTGCTGCCATTAAGGCTGCTGTTGAAGGTGCTGAGAAGCTAAATGCATCGCAGTTGGAGTTCGCAAAAGATAGGATAATAATGGGAACAGAACGCAAAACCATGTTCCTTTCTGAAGACTCAAAAAAG CTAACTGCATATCACGAGAGTGGCCATGCAATTGTTGCTTTGAATACTGAAGGCGCACATCCAATACATAAAGCTACAATCATGCCACGTGGGTCTGCTTTGGGAATGGTTACACAGCTTCCTTCAAATGATGAGACATCAATCAGCAAAAAGCAGTTGTTAGCACGGCTTGATGTTTGTATGGGAGGAAGAGTAGCCGAGGAGCTGGTCTTTGGTCCAGACAATGTAACTACTGGGGCTAGTAGTGACCTACACACAGCTACAGAACTTGCTCAATACATG GTATCATCCTGTGGGATGAGTGATGCAATTGGACCTGTTCACATCAAAGAGCGGCCAAGTGCTGAAATGCAATCACGTATGGATGCTGAG GTGGTCAAACTTCTAAGAGAAGCATATGATCGCGTAAAGGCCCTCCTAAAAAAG CATGAAAAGGCTCTACACACTCTGGCAACTGCCCTTCTAGAGCGTGAAACATTGAGTTCAGAAGATATAAGGCGGATTCTTCTCCCTTTCTCTGAAGACCGGCTCTCTGaacaacagcagcagcagcagcagcctCAGGATGAAGAAACACTCGCATTGGTTTAG
- the LOC101251752 gene encoding polypyrimidine tract-binding protein homolog 2 isoform X1 gives MASASSQPQFRYTQPPSKVLHLRNLPWECTEEELIELGKPFGRVVNTKCNVGANRNQAFIEFAELNQAIAMISYYASSSEPAQVRGKTVYLQYSNRQEIVNNKTTADVAGNVLLVTIEGNDARLVSIDVLHLVFSAFGFVHKITTFEKTAGFQALVQFSDAETATSAKDALDGRSIPSYLIPELGPCTLKITYSAHTDLSVKFQSHRSRDYTNSLLPVASSAIDSSGQFSLGLDGKKLEPESNVLLASIENMQYAVTLDVLYTVFSAFGPVLKIAMFDKNGGLQALIQYPDMRTAAVAKEALEGHSIYQGGYCMLHISYSRHTDLSIKINNDRGRDYTIPNTPMMNSQPSIMGQQPPQMGGPGVHPYGAPAQCTPVPGVAPPQHSAGWNSAPATATPSMPMQMHNHPYMPTASMPSQMGPGMMPMHGQNVMPHSTPMPPYHPQYH, from the exons ATGGCATCTGCATCTAGCCAGCCTCAGTTTCGATACACACAACCCCCATCAAAGGTCCTTCATTTGAGAAACTTACCATGGGAGTGCACAGAGGAGGAGCTGATCGAATTGGGAAAACCTTTTGGTAGAGTTGTGAATACCAAGTGTAATGTAGGAGCAAACCGAAATCAAGCATTTATAGAGTTT GCAGAATTAAATCAAGCCATTGCAATGATATCGTACTATGCCTCTTCCTCTGAACCAGCTCAGGTACGGGGGAAAACCGTCTACCTACAATATTCCAACAGGCAAGAGATAGTGAACAACAAAACTACAGCAGATGTAGCTGGAAATGTGTTGTTGGTTACAATTGAGGGAAATGATGCTCGCCTTGTCAGCATTGATGTTTTACACTTG GTATTTTCAGCTTTTGGATTCGTGCATAAGATAACGACATTCGAGAAGACTGCAGGATTCCAG GCTCTGGTGCAATTTTCTGATGCAGAAACCGCTACCTCAGCAAAGGATGCCCTGGATGGAAGAAGCATTCCCAG CTACTTGATTCCGGAACTGGGACCATGTACCCTTAAAATCACATATTCTGCCCATACTGATCTGAGTGTGAAGTTTCAGAGTCATCGTAGCAG GGACTACACCAATTCTCTTCTTCCTGTTGCTTCCTCAGCCATAGATTCAAGTGGTCAG TTCAGTTTGGGTCTGGATGGGAAGAAACTGGAACCTGAGAGTAATGTTCTTCTTGCTTCCATTGAGAACATGCAGTATGCAGTAACCTTGGATGTCCTATACACG GTTTTCTCAGCTTTTGGTCCTGTCCTAAAGATTGCAATGTTTGATAAGAATGGAGGGCTTCAGGCTCTGATACAATATCCAG ATATGCGCACAGCTGCTGTTGCGAAGGAAGCTTTGGAAGGACATTCCATATATCAAGGTGGATATTGCATGCTTCATATCTCTTACTCTCGACACACAGATCTTAGTATAAAG ATTAATAATGATCGCGGCAGGGATTACACAATCCCAAATACTCCGATGATGAATTCTCAACCTTCAATCATGGGGCAACAGCCGCCTCAGATGGGAGGTCCAGGCGTTCATCCCTATGGTGCCCCTGCCCAGTGCACGCCAGTTCCAGGTGTTGCTCCGCCTCAGCATTCTGCAGGGTGGAACTCGGCCCCCGCCACTGCAACTCCATCAATGCCGATGCAGATGCATAACCACCCTTACATGCCAACTGCTAGTATGCCCTCTCAAATGGGTCCTGGGATGATGCCAATGCATGGACAGAACGTCATGCCACATTCTACTCCAATGCCTCCTTATCATCCACAATATCACTAG
- the LOC101251256 gene encoding abscisic acid receptor PYL8 has protein sequence MNANGFCGVEKEYIRKHHIHEPKENQCSSFLVKHIRAPVHLVWSLVRRFDQPQKYKPFISRCIVQGDLGIGSLREVDVKSGLPATTSTERLELLDDEEHILSVRIVGGDHRLRNYSSVISVHPEVIDGRPGTLVLESFVVDVPEGNTKDETCYFVEALINCNLKSLADVSERLAVQDRTEPIDQV, from the exons ATGAACGCTAATGGATTCTGCGGTGTTGAGAAAGAGTATATAAGGAAGCATCATATTCATGAACCTAAGGAGAATCAATGCAGTTCATTTCTAGTCAAGCACATTCGAGCACCTGTTCATCTT GTTTGGTCATTGGTTAGGCGGTTTGATCAGCCACAGAAGTACAAGCCCTTTATCAGCAGGTGCATTGTGCAAGGAGATCTTGGGATTGGTAGTCTTAGGGAAGTTGATGTCAAGTCGGGCCTCCCTGCAACAACGAGTACTGAGAGATTGGAGCTTCTTGATGATGAAGAGCACATCTTAAGTGTCAGGATTGTTGGCGGGGATCACAGACTTAGG AACTACTCCTCTGTCATATCTGTGCACCCAGAGGTGATTGATGGAAGACCTGGGACACTAGTGCTTGAATCATTTGTAGTGGATGTGCCCGAAGGGAACACCAAAGACGAGACATGTTATTTTGTTGAAGCTTTGATCAATTGCAACCTAAAATCACTTGCTGATGTTTCAGAGAGGCTTGCTGTGCAAGACAGGACAGAACCCATTGATCAGGTCTAA